The genomic interval CACGCGTGCGTGTCTCCCACCACCAACAACGCCCACGCCGCGCTCTACACCAGCGGGTACGGCGCCGGGGCCTCGGCCTGCCTGGACGCCCTGCGGAAGGCGGGGTACCGCACGGCCTACCTCTCCACGGCCCACACGGGGGACTACGGCCTGCGGCCCATCCTGGACGCGGCGGGCTTCGAGCACGTCATCGACCGTGACGCGCTGGCCCCGCCGGGAGGCCCCCCGCCGCCGGATCAGCTCCTGCTCTCGGCGGGGATGGACCGTCTGCAAGAAGCGCTGCGCGGCCACCGGCCCTTCTTCCTCCACGTGCATGCCACCCATACCCATGTGCCCTACCGGGTGGCCGAGCCCGAACGCTTCCACCGCTTCGACATGAGCGAGGACCGGGGCCGGTTCTTCAACGGCATCGAGGAGAGCGATTGGCTCTTCGGCGCCCTGCTGGAGGAGCTGCGGCGGCGAGGGCTCACCGAGGACCCCTTGGTGGTGATCAGCAGTGACCATGGGCAGGCCTTCGGGGGCCTGGGCTACCAGTCCCATGGCAGCGCGGTGACGCGGGAGGAGCTGGACGTCCCCTTGCTGTTCCACCACGGGCGGCTGCCCGCGCGAGAGGCCGCCTTCTCCTCGCACTTCGACGTGCTCCCCACCGTGTTGGATTTGGTGGGGGTTCAAACCGAAACGCCCCTCTTCGGGGGCTCTCTGATGTTGGAGGACAAACGGCCTGAGCTGTTGGTGTGGGCGGGGCACCCATCGCGCCGGACCACGTCCCACGCGGGCTTGCTGCTGGCGGAAGAGAAGTGGATGGTGGACCTGGCGCTGGACCGCTGCCTGCGCATGGACTGGCGGGACGAGCACGTGGAAGAGCTGAGCGGCGCCGAGAAGGACTACGTGCAGGCCCTGGTCTTCCGGCTGATGCGCTTGCGAGGTGTCACGTGACCGCTGTCTCCCCGCTGTCTCCCGCGAGGCCCCGGGTGCTCGTGCTCTGCCCAGGGCCGTGGGACAAGCAAGCCCTGGGGGCCCGCTTCGACGCCCGCTACGAGCTGCTCTACGCCGGCGAGGAACTCATTGAGACGCCCTCGCTGTGGGACGGCGTGCGCTTCAACGTCTTCCGCTGGGTGGATCAGACGGTGAAGACCTGGAGGGGCCAGGGGCTGGCGGGGGTGGTGGGAACCGGGGACTACCCGGGCTGCATGCTGGCGTCGCTGGTGGGGGAGCAGCTGGGGCTGCCGGTGCCGCCCCCGGCGGCCGTGGTGCAGCTGAGCCACAAGTACTACAGCCGCCGCATCCAGCAGAAGCTGGTGCCGGAGGCCACGCCCGGCTTCGAGCCGTTGGATCCGTTCGGAGGCCCGCCGAAGCTCCAGCGGCTCGGGTATCCGCTGTTCATCAAACCCGTGAAGGGCACCATGTCCATCCGGGCCCAGCGGGTGCACAACGCGGGAGAGTTCCGCCAGGCGGTGCACTTCTCGTGGCGCGAGCGGATGACGAAGCACCTGCTGCTGCGCCCCTTCCAGCACCTGCTGGAGCGATACACGGATGGCAAGGTCCCCGCCTGGCACTTCATCGGCGAGACGCTGCTGGAGGGCACGCAGGTGACGGTGGACGGCTTCGTCGAGCGGGGCCGGGCGGTGGTGATGGGCATCGTGGACTCGGTGATGTACCCGGGGACCATCAGCTTCCAGCGCTTCGAGTCCCCCTCGGGGCTGCCGGGCCCGGTGCAGGAGCACATGCGCCAGGTGGCGGTGCGCCTGATGGAGGGCAGCGGCTTCAACCACGCGTGCTTCAACATCGAGATGTTCTACGACCCGGCGCAGGACCGGGTGTCCGTCATCGAGGTGAACCCGCGGATGTCCTACCAGTTCGCGGACCTCTACGAGCGCCTGGCAGGAATGAACACCTACGAGGCACAGCTCGCACTGGCGGTGGGGCAGCCCGTGCCGTGGCGCGCGGCCTCCGGCCAGGCGGGGGCGGCGGCGAGCTTCGTCCTCCGGCGCTTCAGCGATGCGCGCGTGGATCAGGTGCCCTCGGCGGAGGAGATCGCCCAGGTGAAGGAGCGCTTTCCCGGCACCATCATCCAGGTGCTATGCGCCCCGGGGGAGCGGCTCTCGGACCACGACCAGGACGTGGGCAGCTACCGCTACGGCATCATCAACCTGGGAGCGCCCAGCCGCGACGAGCTCTTCGAGCGCTACCAGCAGGTGGAGCGGATGCTCACCTTCCGCTTCAGCTGAAGAGACTATGTCAGTAGCGCACTCACTGGTGGATGAGGCCGCTGGTGCACTGAATTTTTCAGTTCCACACTCGTCGGAAGCGGCTGGAAGTTGTCGGCACCATTGAGCGTTTCGAGCAAACCGGGGGGCACATGTCCGCGCATGTCGTCGAGGTCATTCCTGTTTCTCCTTGGTCTCGGCGAGTCATCTTGGTGTCTATCGATTGGACCCGAGAAAAGGACCCTCGCCTTCCGCTAGGGCACGCCTCCATCGTTGCGGCACTGCTGAAGGCGAAAGTGGATGTGCGAGCGTTCTCTTTAGCCATCAACCTCGCCGGTTTCAACGAAGCGCACATCCTGCGGAACATCCTCGACAGTGCCCAGGGGCGCCAGCCAGAGCAGGTGGACGTGGGCCTTGGCGTCTACGTGTGGAACGACCCTGTGGTGAAGAGGCTTTTGGTGGCGCTCCGACGGAACGGCTTCCGGGGGCGCATCATCCTCGGAGGGCCACAGATTTCTTACGCAGGAGCGGGCCTTGAGCAGCTCTATCCCGAGGCGGATGCCTTCGTCCGGGGGTATGGCGAGGAGGCCATGGTGGCACTCGCATCCTCGGCCGAGCGCATTCGGTTCATGGGAGTCCACTGGGCAGAGCAGGTGGACTCCGGTCTCCAGGCCCAAGCACAGCTGGAAACGCTAGCCTCGCCCTTCCTCAGCAAC from Stigmatella aurantiaca carries:
- a CDS encoding ATP-grasp domain-containing protein yields the protein MTAVSPLSPARPRVLVLCPGPWDKQALGARFDARYELLYAGEELIETPSLWDGVRFNVFRWVDQTVKTWRGQGLAGVVGTGDYPGCMLASLVGEQLGLPVPPPAAVVQLSHKYYSRRIQQKLVPEATPGFEPLDPFGGPPKLQRLGYPLFIKPVKGTMSIRAQRVHNAGEFRQAVHFSWRERMTKHLLLRPFQHLLERYTDGKVPAWHFIGETLLEGTQVTVDGFVERGRAVVMGIVDSVMYPGTISFQRFESPSGLPGPVQEHMRQVAVRLMEGSGFNHACFNIEMFYDPAQDRVSVIEVNPRMSYQFADLYERLAGMNTYEAQLALAVGQPVPWRAASGQAGAAASFVLRRFSDARVDQVPSAEEIAQVKERFPGTIIQVLCAPGERLSDHDQDVGSYRYGIINLGAPSRDELFERYQQVERMLTFRFS
- a CDS encoding LTA synthase family protein produces the protein MTPLLATFAGRWVELASAAAALAVLVKAVKYRDFTGSAALGRDDLGWVALLGLGLSGLALLGPVGCVLGVLAGTLLLSALWLDAVLFRIFTIELGPGGVGSVILSVLYRELAELAFARRFFSAHRLFAVLPLAALVLQGAVLFTSPGALRLAAVALPTAWLLLCATFSVPPRARRQIFAACAVLGASAGVEWLLPHAAWALAAVPLGMMGWAWLPPSRRAAPDALRHFVIERAWPDPPDFQPRPEHAPLLAQPPRAPRASEGHGLLRGCDVVLFTFESVGRAHLSALTPGGAPAAFFERLLPGALRSRHHACVSPTTNNAHAALYTSGYGAGASACLDALRKAGYRTAYLSTAHTGDYGLRPILDAAGFEHVIDRDALAPPGGPPPPDQLLLSAGMDRLQEALRGHRPFFLHVHATHTHVPYRVAEPERFHRFDMSEDRGRFFNGIEESDWLFGALLEELRRRGLTEDPLVVISSDHGQAFGGLGYQSHGSAVTREELDVPLLFHHGRLPAREAAFSSHFDVLPTVLDLVGVQTETPLFGGSLMLEDKRPELLVWAGHPSRRTTSHAGLLLAEEKWMVDLALDRCLRMDWRDEHVEELSGAEKDYVQALVFRLMRLRGVT